A single genomic interval of Lathyrus oleraceus cultivar Zhongwan6 chromosome 7, CAAS_Psat_ZW6_1.0, whole genome shotgun sequence harbors:
- the LOC127101463 gene encoding protein NRT1/ PTR FAMILY 5.10 encodes MENSNEVSLEAELTDLVDDAVDYTGQPAVRSKSGYWRSAWFIIGVEVSERMSFYGIQGNLISYLTGPLKQTTASAAKNVNIWAGTASLLPLLGAFVADSFLGRYRTIIIASLIYILGLGLLTLSAKLPSLTKSKCQVDSEFILCSQHSQVILFFISLYLVAIGQGGHKPCVQAFGADQFDEHHPKEHRARSSFFNWWFFTMVAGCAATLSILNYIQDNYSWVLGFGIPCIVMTIGLLVFLLGTTTYRFNIKDNDKSPFLRICRVFVAAIRNWRNTLPNTYTEEECEGMLHHQSSDQFNFLNKALLTPKRSKQENSCSISEVEEAKAILRLVPIWATSLVYGIVFAQVFTFFTKQGKSMERTIFPGFDIPPASLQTINSLAVVLFSPVYDRIFVPIARAITGKPSGITMLQRIGTGIFISIFIVVFAAFIEIKRLNIAQEYGLVEDPNATVPMSIWWLIPQYFLFGVSEVFTMVGLQEFFYDQVPNELRSMGLALYLSIVGVGSFLSGFLISIIENLSSKNGDESWFCDNINKAHLDYFYWLLSGLSVVGFTFFIYFSKSYVYNNKGIIKIVNR; translated from the exons ATGGAGAATTCTAACGAGGTTTCATTAGAAGCTGAATTAACTGATCTTGTAGATGATGCTGTTGACTACACTGGACAGCCAGCCGTTAGATCCAAATCTGGTTATTGGAGATCCGCTTGGTTCATCATAG GTGTGGAAGTATCAGAAAGAATGTCATTTTATGGAATTCAAGGGAATTTGATATCATATCTAACTGGACCACTCAAACAGACCACTGCATCAGCTGCTAAAAATGTCAATATATGGGCTGGAACAGCTTCTCTTCTTCCTCTATTAGGTGCTTTCGTTGCAGATTCTTTTCTCGGACGGTACCGCACAATCATAATAGCTTCTCTCATCTATATCTTG GGACTTGGCTTGTTAACATTATCAGCTAAGCTTCCATCCCTCACCAAATCTAAATGTCAAGTTGATAGTGAATTCATATTATGCTCTCAACATTCACAAGTAATCTTATTCTTCATCTCACTCTATCTAGTTGCCATTGGACAAGGTGGACACAAACCTTGTGTTCAAGCTTTCGGCGCGGATCAGTTCGACGAACATCATCCAAAGGAGCACAGAGCCAGAAGCTCTTTCTTTAACTGGTGGTTTTTTACAATGGTTGCAGGTTGCGCTGCAACACTTTCAATCTTGAACTATATACAAGATAACTATAGTTGGGTTCTTGGATTTGGAATCCCTTGTATTGTAATGACAATTGGTTTGCTTGTTTTCTTGCTTGGAACAACGACCTATAGGTTTAACATCAAGGATAATGACAAGAGTCCTTTCCTTAGAATCTGTCGTGTATTCGTCGCAGCTATAAGAAATTGGCGAAATACCTTACCAAACACATATACTGAAGAGGAATGTGAAGGAATGCTTCACCATCAAAGTTCTGATCAATTCAA CTTCCTCAACAAGGCATTGTTAACACCAAAGAGATCTAAACAAGAAAACAGTTGTAGCATTAGCGAGGTTGAAgaagcaaaagcaatactaagGTTGGTTCCAATTTGGGCTACATCTTTAGTCTATGGTATTGTTTTTGCTCAAGTTTTTACATTCTTCACCAAGCAAGGCAAATCTATGGAGAGAACGATTTTTCCCGGTTTTGACATACCCCCAGCTTCACTTCAAACGATTAACAGTCTCGCCGTTGTTCTCTTCAGTCCAGTCTATGACCGCATATTCGTTCCAATAGCACGAGCTATCACAGGAAAACCCTCAGGCATCACAATGCTTCAAAGAATCGGAACTGGAATTTTTATATCCATATTCATAGTGGTATTTGCAGCATTCATTGAGATTAAAAGACTAAACATAGCACAAGAGTATGGTCTTGTTGAAGATCCAAATGCAACTGTTCCAATGAGTATATGGTGGTTGATTCCTCAATACTTTTTGTTTGGAGTTTCTGAGGTTTTTACTATGGTTGGTCTTCAAGAATTTTTCTATGATCAAGTTCCAAATGAACTAAGAAGCATGGGGCTTGCACTGTATTTGAGTATTGTTGGTGTTGGAAGCTTTTTAAGTGGATTTCTCATTTCTATAATTGAAAATCTTAGTAGCAAAAATGGTGATGAAAGTTGGTTTTGTGACAATATCAATAAGGCACATCTTGATTACTTTTATTGGTTACTTTCTGGATTAAGTGTGGTGGGGTTTACTTTCTTCATTTATTTTTCTAAATCTTATGTTTATAATAACAAAGGTATCATCAAGATAGTCAATCgttag